A genome region from Geminicoccus roseus DSM 18922 includes the following:
- a CDS encoding DUF1328 domain-containing protein produces the protein MEAVRPEGAPMLCWTLLFFFFALIAGIIGFAGVVSVSVGIAKMLFFVFLLMVAATFCAYLVRD, from the coding sequence GTGGAAGCTGTTCGACCAGAGGGCGCTCCGATGCTGTGCTGGACATTGTTGTTCTTCTTCTTTGCCCTGATCGCAGGCATCATCGGGTTCGCTGGTGTGGTTTCTGTGTCCGTGGGCATAGCGAAGATGCTGTTCTTCGTGTTTCTTCTGATGGTGGCAGCGACTTTCTGTGCCTACCTCGTCCGCGACTGA